Genomic window (Thermanaeromonas sp. C210):
TAGGGACCCACTCTTCGCGGGGCCTTTCTTTTCGGCTTACCCTTTCTTCAGGCGGCTTATATTTATTGAACTTGACGTCCTTAGTATCATAGCGGCGGATATACAGGATGCCCGCATAAGCGCTATTGGCTAAAATACGTTTGACCGTTTGTTTGGCCCATTGTTTGCCTTTGGGACTAGGGATGCCCATGGCATTCAATCGCCGCGCTATTTCATAAGGACTGGCGTCTTCTTCAGAAGTGAACCATTGATACATAAGTCTTATAATTTTAGCCTCTTCTTCGATAATATGGAGGGTATCTGTTTCTTTATCAAATTCATAGCCGTACAGTCCAGGACTGTGAGTAAGTTTTCCCGCTTTTGCCTTGGCTCTTTTGCCAATCAAGGAGCGGAGCCTGGTCCTGGCGCGTTCGTATTCGTCAACGGCGCTAAGTACAGTTAAGTGAAAACGGTCTTCAGGGGTGTCGGTAAACTTGGAGTTGACAAAAATCAGCTCCGCTCCCGCTTTTTTAATCTCGTCAATCAATAAAAGCTGGTGTGCCACGCTGCGTGACAAACGGCTGGTATCTAAACAAATAAACCAGCGGATGCCGCCGGTTTTAAGCTTTTCCAGCGCCGCCACCAGGGCGGGGCGCTCTAAGATTGAGCCCGAGACCCCTTCGTCTACAAATTCTGTTATTTCAGTTGCGCCTAATTCCTGGGCCTTGGCCCTGCATTCCTCCCGCTGCGCCGCAATTGAATAGCCGCGTTCGGCCTGTTCCTCAGTGGACACTCGTAAATATATCAGTGCAGCGCTCACGTTCCGTGTCCCTCCTTCAGCGTAACTTTACTTTGACGTGCTTGCGAGAATTTCCTGCTCTGTTCAGGAAGGCGGAACAAAAGAAAGCGAATCGCTTTCCGGTAGGCTTGTTCACGTTCATCCTGGGAGCCGCTGCGGGTTATGATCACCTCAAATTCCCGCTTTGCCATGGCCCCCACCTCCTATTAAGGCCCGGTGACGGGTAAAAACCCTTCCACCTCTAAGCCTACCGGTACTCGAAGCAGATTCCAATTATCAAGCAAATAACTGCACTTTTTTCATTAATTCAGTTTATGCTGGAGGTGTCTATGGACGACCCGGGGAGAAATAATTACCATTTCTAAGCCTTGGGCCGTCGAGACGGCAAGGCGGAGACAACAAAAACCCCTTCACCTTGCTGGTGAAGGGGCTGGTATACGTTTCTGCCGTCAGTTTATTTCCCAATTGCTTCCTTAATTTTTGTTCTTACCCTTTCGCTAAAGCGGAACCCATTCTGTTCCAGGCTATCGAGGATTGGATCAATAGCAGGCAATAACCCCTTTTTTACACCAAGCGCCACAACGCCTAAGGTACCCATAATCCTTAAGCCCGAGTTTCTGGCGATACGTCGGGCTTTTTTCTCATCAACTAAAAGATAATCCGCCTTAACTTCCTTGGCTAAAACGATGGCTTCCGCTTCTCCCCGATCAAGGTCGGTTCTAAGTAAGGAAACCGCCAGAGCGTTTTGTACTTGGAGGGTCTCGATCCAGGTAGCTTCTCTGATTTCTTTCACACCGGGAAGTTCAGTTCCCTGTAATACCACTTCATTGTATACACCTTGAGGAATAATAATTCGTCCGAATACGGCATGCAGGAGGTTTACTTGCTTAATCCGGGCTAAAGCAATAAGTGGTGTCGAGTTAGAGACCACTTTCATTTTGCAAAAACTCCTTAACGGTCGCCAAGTCTTCCTCTAGCTCGTCGAGATCATAATTGAGAGGAATGTTATGTGCGGCCAAGAAATCGAGGAATTCCTGTTTGGAAACGTTGGCCAGTTCCGCCGCCTTGCCCAGGGATAAACTCCCATCTGCGTAAAAGGTTGCCACCAGCCTCTTCAAGGCCTCCATTTTTACCCGTTGAGCCGATGCCCGGCCTTTGATGAACAGTTCTTTTGGCAACTCGAGATCAATCCTTATAGTTTGGTCCGGCATTTTAGCGCCTCCCGGTAATACCAACTTTAGCAAAATCATACCATAGAGAGATACACATCCTCAATTTTATGTTTATTATAGTCCATCTGTGATATTGTCATCTTGAAAAAATCTGTAACAGCTTGTAAGGCTTGCTTATGGCAGGCAGGAAGTCAATAGAGAATAACGATGATTGGGACAGCCATAGACATCAGCCGAGCAGAAAGACTGCTAAAGCCCAAAACAGCTTCCCGGGCAACAGTGACAAATGAAGGGGATGAAATGAGTTATGTTTAAAAAACCGGCCGTTCTTCTTGAACGCCGGCAGATGGAAGCTGCCCTGCAATTATACCAGAAATGCAAGGGGTGGCAGGCGACGGATGAGGCGCTGGATTCCCTTGCCCGGTCTTTTCCGGACTTCGATTTCAAATCGATCTTGCTCAAAGCGGCAGCCGTCAACGCCCTCTACGGAACCCAGGTTTACGCCGTAGTAGAGGTGGCCGAACACTTATGCAGCGTCTTGGGAAATACCACGTTACCGGCTACTCCCGCCCTCGTAGAGGAGCTGGCAAAGGTGAAATTTGTCAGGGGGTCAAAGCACATAACATGGACGTTCCGGAGTTTTGCATCCAAATTCGCCCACTTTTTTATTGATCCGAATCAATTCCCGATTTACGACTCATATGCGGTTAAGATGCTCACATACCATTTGAATGGGAAGGGCAGGGAAGGGCTCTCGTATGAGCAGTTTGCGGCGGGCTTTTCAGCGTTGAAGGATGCCCTGGATTTTCCCGTGACCACTCGGGAACTCGACCGGTACCTGTGGTTGGCAGGCCAATTGAGGGCATGGAAGGGCTTAT
Coding sequences:
- a CDS encoding DUF3368 domain-containing protein, whose protein sequence is MKVVSNSTPLIALARIKQVNLLHAVFGRIIIPQGVYNEVVLQGTELPGVKEIREATWIETLQVQNALAVSLLRTDLDRGEAEAIVLAKEVKADYLLVDEKKARRIARNSGLRIMGTLGVVALGVKKGLLPAIDPILDSLEQNGFRFSERVRTKIKEAIGK
- a CDS encoding UPF0175 family protein, with amino-acid sequence MPDQTIRIDLELPKELFIKGRASAQRVKMEALKRLVATFYADGSLSLGKAAELANVSKQEFLDFLAAHNIPLNYDLDELEEDLATVKEFLQNESGL